CCGGCGCCGGCCACGCTGGCAAATCGCGGCCGCCAGACCATCTCATGGAACCCCCACAAGACCCAGGGGATGACAGCCAGCGCCAAGGACTCCGCCAGCGCCGCCCGCACATACATGTCAAAGAGATGATACGGCACATACATGTAGGCAACCGCCGCCAGCAGGGCACCCCGCCGGCCCAGCGGCCGGCGCAGGAAGCCGTACATCCCCAGCCCGGAGAGCATCAGCGCCAGGCCGAAGACCGCTTTGACCGCATCCTCAAACCCCAGCCCCAACAGATGGAACCCTTCCCCGATGTAAAAAGCCAGCGGGGCGTAAATGTTGAAGAACGGATAGCCGTAGCCGAAGGCAAAGTCCGGTGACCAGCGCGGGTACAAGATGCCTTCCTGAATGGAGCGATCGAACTCGAACAGGAAGTACACGCTGTGGCGCGCGTCGTGGGCGCCCCAGAAATAGCCGGGCAGTAACAGCGGGCCGATGGCGAAGAGGCCGGCCAATGCTACCAAAAAGATGTATATGTCCACCGCCGACCCGATGCGCTCGCGCCTCACGGCCCGACCTCCCCACACGGCCATGGAAGCGGATAGGCCGGCCGCGGGAATGCCAGCTCCACATGGTCCCCCTTCCCCACCGGCAGGCGCTCGCCCGTCTGCGCATCATAGAATCCCATGATGACGCGGTAGCCGGCCGGCGGCCCATCTTCCTTCATATGAAAGCCATACGTGTCGGTGATGATTTCGCCGGGAACCCAGGTGCTGGTCGGACGTTCGCCGCCGCGCGGTTGGATATCCTGCTGGCCCCAGATAGTGTTGCCGGCGTCCAGCGCCTGCACGAACACGGTGTAGTCCCTGTCCAGCCAGTCGAGCGCCTGCCAGGTCACCGAGAGGGATATATCCCCGCCGGGCGCCAGCTCGCCGCGGAACGAATAGTCCAGCAGGGCGACGGCCTGATCCCCCAGCACCGCCAGCGGGCGATCAGGGGGCTGTACCTCCGTCCACGCCGGCTGGAGATAGGGATACACCGCCAGCAGGGCGATCAGGACCAGGCCGGCCAGCCAGGGAATGCGCGCCAGCGCCGGCACGTCGCGCACCGCACTGCCGGCCAGCAGGGCCAGGGCCAGGCCGGCCAGCCCCAGCAACTGCCAGGGATACGCCAGCAGGGCGTTCAGCCGCGAGATGTGCCAGAATGGCGCGCTGATGGGCAGGGTCAGCAGACAGCAGAGGATGACGCCGGCCAGCAGTACCCGCTTCGTGCGGCGGCGATCGGCGTCCCCGGCTCTGACCAACAGGGAAAGGCCGGCCAGCGCCAGCGGCGCGATGCCAAGCTGAAAGGGCATCTCGTCCTTCCAGCCGGCGGAGCTGGGCACCGTGCTCCAGGCGGCGGAGAAAAGCTGATAGACGTACACGAAATGGTCGAAGAAGCGCTCCGTGCCGCCGGCCAGCAGGCCCCAGCCCCCCAGGGGAACGGCCGGCAGAAGGGGCAGAAGCGCCAGCGGCCGGCGGTACCGCCACAGCAGGGCGCTGGCCGCGAACAGGGCGAACCAGACCGCCAGCCCCAGATGGGAGAGGGCCAGCAAGCCCCAGGCCGCAAGCGCGGCGGTCCCCGAGGAGAGCCGCGGGCGCTGGGCAAAGCGGTGGAGCGCCCAGCCGGCCAAGGGATACAGCGCCAGCGCCCAGGGTTCGCCGGCCCCGCCGGCTACATATGTGACCGCCAAACGGTACGGCAGGAAGGTGTACACCACCGCCGTCAGCAGGGCCGCTGGCCTGCCCCAGCGGCCGGCCAGCCAGCCGTACAGGAACAGGCCGCCCAGCAGGGTCGCCAGCGCCAGTGACCATTTCACGGCATCGCCGGCGGACGCGCCCGCCCAGCGCGCCAGCGCGGCAAAAACCAGGGGGAGAAGCCCATCCCGCGCGGCCGGGCCGGCGTGCTCCGCCACCGCCGGCCAGCCGCCGCAGTGCACGAACGCTTCCAGCGCCCAAACGGGGCGAAAGCCAGCGGCAGTTTGGGGGAAACCCGGACGCGCCAGCGGCGCCGCCGCGAACAGCGACAGCAAAGCCGCTGTCAAGGGATAAGCCAGCTTCCCGTCATCCCGCATCGTCGCACCGCGTCCCGGCTACTGGCGCGCCAGCCGGCCGTCCAGCTCCAGCTTGTCAGCGATGCCTTTCATCGCCTCCAGCACAATGCTCACGTGCTCCCACAGGTCCACACCCAGCTCCTGCGCGCCCTGTTCGATGTCGGCGCGGTTGACGCCGGCGGCGAACGCCTTATCTTTCCACTTCTTTTTGACGGACTGGACCGTCACATCAGCGATGTTTTTGCTCGGCCGCACCAGCGCCACCGCGATAATCAGGCCGGTCAGCTCATCCACGGCGAAAAGCGCCTTGGCCAGAGGTGTGGTGCGGGGCACGTTGAGGTATTTGGCATGGCCCTTGACCGCCTCGATGATATCCGCCGGCCAGCCTAGGGCCTCCAGGTTCTTGGCGCCGGCCATAGGATGCGACGAAGGGTCGGGGTTCTGCTCGTAGTCATGGTCATGCACCAGCGCTGTCGCCGCCCAGTACTCCTCATCCTCCCCAAAGCGGCGGGCATAGGCACGCATGGCCGCTTCTACCGCCAAGGCGTGCTTGATGAGGCTGGGGTCCTTCGTGTTCTGCGTCAACAGCTCCCACGCGGCCTCCCGTGTGACCTTCATGGCATACCTCCTATCACGCTGTTGGAATCCTCGTATACGATCGGGATCGGTTCTCCCAGGACGGGGAGCGGCCGGCGGATATGCACGTCCGCCCAGGCCATGAGCAGTGCCGCCAGTTCCCGCAGGCGGTACCACTGTTCCATCAGATAGGGCTGGAGATCGGCCGTAATGCCCACCGCATTGATGCCCATCTGCCGGCAGAGGTACACCGCCCTGGGCTGATGAAAGCGCTGGGTCACGATGACGGCATCGGTGATGCCGAAGATGTGCCGCGCCCGATAACAACTGTCATAGGTGCGCCGGCCGGCATAATCATAGACGATATCCTCCGCCGGCACGCCCAGCGCCAGGGCATACTCTCCCATGGACGCCGGCTCATTATACCACGCGAAGCGATTATCGCCAGTCATGAGGAGCTTGCGCACCTTGCCGGCATGGTACAGCGCCGCGGCGGTGCGCACCCGATCCGCCAGCACAGCGCTGGGCCGGCCGTCTCGCTCAAGGCCGGCGCCCAGCACAATGGCGATGGGACGCGCCGGCACCTCCTCGATGTTCCGATATATGTAGGGCGCGGTGGAGCGTCGGATATGCCAGATGATGCCCAGCGGGCCGGCGACAATGCCCGCGCCGGCCAGCAGGAACACCACTCTCACCAGAGTATGCTTCCATGGAGCCATGGCGTTTTCCCATGTATCCTACAACACATAACGTTCCCTACGATACACGGTTCCATGGGAATGGGCAAATTGCGGGACTCGCATGCGTCCGTTTTATCCCTCCGCCCTTTTGTGGTACAATACGCCTGGACGGCTGGACGCACGGCATGTAAGGAGGTGAGCCATGCACCCGCTGGTGAAACTGGCGAAGGAAACCATCGAGTCATATGTCCGTTATGGGAAAATCCCCCAACCACCCTCTCCCCTGCCCGAGGAAATGAAGGGGCGCGCCGGCGTCTTCGTCTCCATCCATACTCGCGACGGCGCGCTGCGCGGCTGTATCGGCACCATCGAGCCAACCCGGCCCAATATCGCCGAGGAGGTCATCCACAACGCCATCGCCGCCGCCACGCGCGACCCGCGCTTCCCACCGGTCACGCCGGCGGAGCTGGACGACCTGGTCATCAACGTGGACGTGCTCTCACCCCCCGAACGGATATACAGCCTGGACGAACTGGACCCGAAGCGCTATGGGGTCATCGTGCAGAGCGGCTGGCGGCGCGGACTGCTCTTGCCAGACCTGGAAGGGGTGGACACGGTGGAACAGCAGGTGGACATCGCGCGGCGCAAGGCCGGCATCGGGCCGCGCGAACCGG
This genomic window from Anaerolineae bacterium contains:
- a CDS encoding YdcF family protein, yielding MAPWKHTLVRVVFLLAGAGIVAGPLGIIWHIRRSTAPYIYRNIEEVPARPIAIVLGAGLERDGRPSAVLADRVRTAAALYHAGKVRKLLMTGDNRFAWYNEPASMGEYALALGVPAEDIVYDYAGRRTYDSCYRARHIFGITDAVIVTQRFHQPRAVYLCRQMGINAVGITADLQPYLMEQWYRLRELAALLMAWADVHIRRPLPVLGEPIPIVYEDSNSVIGGMP
- a CDS encoding HDIG domain-containing protein → MKVTREAAWELLTQNTKDPSLIKHALAVEAAMRAYARRFGEDEEYWAATALVHDHDYEQNPDPSSHPMAGAKNLEALGWPADIIEAVKGHAKYLNVPRTTPLAKALFAVDELTGLIIAVALVRPSKNIADVTVQSVKKKWKDKAFAAGVNRADIEQGAQELGVDLWEHVSIVLEAMKGIADKLELDGRLARQ
- a CDS encoding glycosyltransferase family 39 protein; this translates as MRRERIGSAVDIYIFLVALAGLFAIGPLLLPGYFWGAHDARHSVYFLFEFDRSIQEGILYPRWSPDFAFGYGYPFFNIYAPLAFYIGEGFHLLGLGFEDAVKAVFGLALMLSGLGMYGFLRRPLGRRGALLAAVAYMYVPYHLFDMYVRAALAESLALAVIPWVLWGFHEMVWRPRFASVAGAG
- the amrA gene encoding AmmeMemoRadiSam system protein A — its product is MHPLVKLAKETIESYVRYGKIPQPPSPLPEEMKGRAGVFVSIHTRDGALRGCIGTIEPTRPNIAEEVIHNAIAAATRDPRFPPVTPAELDDLVINVDVLSPPERIYSLDELDPKRYGVIVQSGWRRGLLLPDLEGVDTVEQQVDIARRKAGIGPREPVEMYRFEVKRYY